One stretch of Priestia megaterium DNA includes these proteins:
- the greA gene encoding transcription elongation factor GreA: MAQEKVFPMTEEGKLKLEQELEYLKTVKRKEVVERIKIARSFGDLSENSEYDSAKDEQAFVEGRITTLENMIRNAKIIEEDVENSSIVSLGKSVTFVELPDGDEETYTIVGSAEADPFEGKISNDSPIAKSLMGKQIGDQVTVQTPGGDMSVKIVSVK, encoded by the coding sequence ATGGCACAAGAAAAAGTATTTCCAATGACAGAAGAAGGAAAGCTAAAGCTAGAGCAAGAGCTAGAATATTTAAAAACAGTAAAACGTAAAGAAGTTGTAGAGCGTATTAAAATCGCCCGCAGTTTTGGAGATTTATCGGAGAACTCTGAGTACGATTCTGCAAAAGACGAGCAGGCTTTCGTAGAAGGCCGTATTACAACGCTTGAGAATATGATTCGCAATGCGAAAATTATTGAAGAAGATGTAGAAAATTCTTCTATTGTATCATTAGGTAAATCTGTAACATTTGTAGAGTTGCCAGATGGTGACGAAGAAACGTATACAATTGTAGGTAGTGCAGAAGCAGATCCGTTTGAAGGGAAAATTTCAAATGATTCGCCAATTGCTAAAAGTCTAATGGGCAAACAAATTGGAGATCAAGTAACTGTTCAAACTCCTGGTGGAGATATGTCAGTAAAAATTGTATCTGTTAAGTAA
- a CDS encoding isochorismatase family protein, with protein sequence MKMEDIDFTITALVLIDLQKGIVPIGGDEIVEKSVQLVNRFREQNGFISFVRVDFQDGKDALTPETDQKPSAPQERPADWAGFDPRLNVQENDYIVTKRQWGAFFGTDLDLQLRRRGIDTIVLCGIATNIGVESTAREAFQYGYNQIFITDAMATFTKEEHEATLSYIFPKIGKLRTTQQFLTEN encoded by the coding sequence ATGAAGATGGAAGATATCGATTTTACTATAACAGCGCTTGTTTTAATTGATTTACAAAAAGGGATTGTTCCAATTGGAGGAGACGAAATTGTAGAGAAATCTGTTCAGCTTGTGAATCGTTTCCGCGAACAAAATGGATTTATTAGCTTTGTACGAGTAGATTTTCAAGATGGAAAAGATGCGTTGACGCCAGAAACGGATCAAAAGCCATCTGCTCCTCAAGAAAGACCTGCAGACTGGGCAGGATTCGATCCAAGACTTAATGTTCAAGAGAATGATTACATTGTGACAAAACGTCAGTGGGGAGCCTTTTTTGGGACAGATTTAGACCTTCAGCTTCGCCGAAGAGGAATTGATACAATTGTCCTTTGCGGAATTGCAACAAATATTGGTGTGGAAAGCACAGCTCGTGAAGCATTTCAGTATGGGTATAACCAAATTTTTATCACGGATGCCATGGCGACATTTACAAAAGAAGAGCATGAAGCAACTCTTTCTTACATCTTTCCGAAAATAGGAAAGCTAAGAACAACTCAACAATTTTTAACGGAAAATTAA
- the udk gene encoding uridine kinase — translation MGKKPVVIGIAGGSGSGKTTVTKAIYEYFKGHSIMLLEQDYYYKDQSDVPFEQRLQTNYDHPLAFDNDLLIEHLQNLLNYESIDKPVYDYAIHTRSEKVIREEPKDVIILEGILVLEDQRLRNLMDIKLYVDTDADLRIIRRMLRDIKERERTLESVVDQYVSVVRPMHNQFVEPTKRYADIIIPEGGQNHVAIDLMVTKIQTILEQNAIL, via the coding sequence ATGGGGAAAAAGCCCGTTGTAATCGGTATCGCTGGTGGATCCGGTTCTGGTAAAACAACTGTAACCAAAGCTATTTATGAGTATTTTAAAGGGCATTCTATTATGCTTCTTGAGCAAGACTATTATTATAAAGATCAAAGCGATGTACCGTTTGAACAGCGTTTGCAAACAAACTACGATCATCCTTTAGCATTTGATAATGATTTGCTGATTGAACACTTGCAAAACTTATTAAATTATGAGAGCATTGACAAACCGGTATATGATTACGCAATTCATACGCGCTCTGAAAAGGTAATTAGAGAAGAACCAAAAGATGTTATTATCTTAGAAGGTATTCTTGTACTAGAAGATCAGCGCTTGCGTAATTTAATGGATATCAAGCTATACGTAGATACAGATGCGGATCTTCGTATCATTCGTCGTATGCTTCGTGATATTAAAGAACGAGAGCGTACGCTTGAGTCAGTTGTTGATCAATACGTATCTGTCGTTCGCCCGATGCATAATCAGTTTGTTGAACCAACAAAACGATATGCAGATATTATCATTCCTGAAGGCGGTCAAAACCACGTAGCGATTGACTTGATGGTCACTAAAATTCAAACAATTCTTGAACAAAATGCCATTTTATAA
- a CDS encoding peptidase U32 family protein — MAVQIDTVVEGKRVITKKPELLAPAGNLEKLKVAVHYGADAVFIGGKEFGLRSNADNFTFEEMAEGVQFANKYGARIYVTTNIFAHNENMDGLEDYLMGLERAGVSGIIVADPLIIETCRRVAPKLEVHLSTQQSLSNWKAVQFWKEEGLERVVLARETGAEEMREMKEKVDIEIEAFIHGAMCIAYSGRCVLSNHMTARDSNRGGCCQSCRWDYDLFKVEDGKTETALFDEQDDPFAMSPKDLNLIQSIPQMIELGIDSLKIEGRMKSIHYIATVVSVYRKVIDAYCADPENFVIQKEWLDELDKCANRDTAPAFFEGIPGVDEQMFGVHGKKTKFDFAGLVLNYDEETSIVTLQQRNYFKPGEEVEFFGPEIKNFTQKIDKIWDEDGNELDAARHPLQIVKFKVDQPLFSYNMMRKGI, encoded by the coding sequence ATGGCTGTTCAAATCGATACTGTAGTAGAAGGTAAACGAGTTATTACTAAGAAGCCTGAGTTGTTAGCTCCAGCCGGTAACCTTGAAAAATTAAAAGTTGCCGTACACTATGGAGCAGATGCTGTATTTATCGGAGGAAAAGAGTTTGGCCTTCGTTCAAATGCAGATAACTTTACATTTGAAGAAATGGCAGAAGGTGTTCAGTTTGCAAACAAATACGGCGCACGTATTTATGTTACAACAAACATTTTTGCTCACAATGAAAATATGGACGGACTTGAAGATTATTTAATGGGCTTAGAGCGCGCTGGTGTTTCTGGAATCATCGTAGCTGATCCGTTAATTATCGAAACCTGTCGACGCGTTGCACCTAAGCTTGAAGTACATTTAAGTACGCAGCAATCACTTTCAAACTGGAAAGCCGTTCAGTTCTGGAAAGAAGAAGGATTAGAACGTGTTGTACTTGCTCGTGAAACGGGTGCTGAAGAAATGCGCGAAATGAAAGAAAAAGTGGATATTGAAATTGAAGCTTTTATTCATGGAGCGATGTGTATTGCTTATTCAGGCCGCTGTGTGCTAAGTAACCATATGACAGCGCGTGATTCAAACCGTGGAGGCTGCTGTCAATCATGCCGTTGGGACTATGATTTATTTAAAGTAGAAGACGGTAAAACGGAAACGGCTTTATTTGATGAGCAAGACGATCCGTTTGCAATGAGTCCAAAAGACTTAAATTTAATTCAATCTATCCCTCAAATGATTGAGCTGGGTATTGATAGCTTAAAAATTGAAGGTCGTATGAAGTCGATTCACTATATCGCAACAGTGGTGAGCGTATATCGCAAGGTGATTGACGCATACTGTGCAGATCCTGAGAATTTTGTGATTCAAAAAGAATGGCTTGATGAGCTAGACAAATGTGCAAACCGCGATACGGCTCCTGCCTTTTTTGAAGGGATTCCTGGAGTGGATGAGCAAATGTTTGGCGTACACGGCAAGAAAACAAAATTTGATTTTGCTGGTTTAGTATTGAATTATGATGAAGAAACAAGCATCGTGACATTGCAACAGCGTAACTATTTTAAACCGGGAGAAGAAGTGGAATTTTTCGGTCCGGAAATTAAAAACTTTACGCAAAAAATAGATAAAATTTGGGACGAAGATGGCAATGAACTAGATGCTGCGCGTCATCCGCTGCAAATTGTGAAATTTAAAGTGGACCAACCTCTATTTTCATATAACATGATGCGAAAGGGGATTTAA